A stretch of Dermochelys coriacea isolate rDerCor1 chromosome 6, rDerCor1.pri.v4, whole genome shotgun sequence DNA encodes these proteins:
- the SEL1L gene encoding protein sel-1 homolog 1, translating to MDPRKRLALLLCAAALLSYGLATADEEGGQDESLESKTSLPSEEQVGDRSTGTRVVAGQIFLESEESDSPTEDEESFRSQEEEEESMLEELNSLEMSNLLNKNLEDVARQKPVLTAIGGTADGEPCRFPFLFLEKEYIECTADGREDGRLWCATTYDYKRDQKWGFCETEEQSNKRRQMQEAEDVYQTGMKILNESSKKAQKKEAYQYLLKAADMNHTKAMEKVSYALLFGDYLKQNIQSAKELFEKLTEEGSPKGQTALGFLYASGLGVNSSQAKALVYYTFGALGGNLIAHMILGYRYWGGIGVLQSCESALTHYRLVANHVASDISLTGGTVVQRIRLADEVENPGMASGMLEEDLIQYYQFLAEKGDVQAQVGLGQLHLHGGRGVEQNHQRAFEYFNQAANAGNSHAMAFLGKMYSEGSDIIPQSNETALQYFKKAADMGNPVGQSGLGMAYLYGRGVPVNYELALKYFQKAAEQGWVDGQLQLGSMYYNGIGVKRDYKQALKYFNLASQGGHILAFYNLAQMHATGTGVMRSCHTAVELFKNVCERGRWSERLMTAYNSYKDGDSNAAVVQYLLLAEQGYEVAQSNAAFILDQKEASIVGENETYPQALLHWNRAASQGYTVARIKLGDYHFYGFGTDVDYETAFIHYRLASEQQHSAQAMFNLGYMHEKGLGIKQDIHLAKRFYDMAAEASPDAQVPVFLALCKLGIVYSLQYVRETNVREILSHLDMDQLLGPEWDLYLMTIIALLLGTVIAYRQRQHQAIPRPAGLRPAVPQQEPPPEHQPPQ from the exons ATGAAGAAGGCGGTCAGGATGAGTCATTAGAATCAAAG ACTTCCTTGCCTTCAGAAGAACAGGTCGGAGACCGCTCCACAGGAACCCGTGTTGTAGCGGGTCAGATCTTCCTTGAGTCAGAGGAATCAGACTCTCCCACTGAAGATGAAGAGAGCTTTAGGAGccaagaagaggaggaagagagcaTGTTGGAGGAGCTTAACTCTCTTGAAATGTCAAACCTATTAAATAAGAATTTGGAAGATGTAGCAAGGCAGAAACCAG tTTTGACAGCCATCGGAGGCACTGCAGACGGTGAGCCCTGCCGCTTCCCTTTCCTGTTCCTGGAGAAGGAGTATATAGAGTGTACTGCTGATGGGAGGGAAGATGGCAGGCTTTGGTGTGCAACAACCTATGATTACAAGAGAGATCAAAAGTGGGGCTTCTGTGAAA ctgaAGAGCAGTCTAATAAGAGAAGACAGATGCAGGAAGCAGAGGATGTTTACCAGACAGGGATGAAAATCCTTAACGAGAGCAGTAAAAAGGCACAGAAAAAAGA AGCATATCAGTATCTTCTGAAAGCAGCTGACATGAACCATACCAAGGCAATGGAAAAAGTGTCTTATGCTCTATTGTTTGGGGATTACCTGAAGCAAAACATCCAGTCTGCTAAAGAGCTGTTTGAGAAACTGACAGAGGAGGGATCTCCTAAAGGGCAAACG gCTCTTGGATTTCTCTATGCATCTGGCCTTGGTGTCAATTCCAGTCAAGCTAAG GCCCTGGTTTATTACACTTTTGGAGCTCTCGGAGGAAATCTGATAGCACACATGATTTTA GGTTACCGGTACTGGGGTGGGATAGGAGTCCTTCAGAGTTGTGAATCTGCTCTCACTCACTATCGACTTGTGGCTaatcatg TGGCTAGCGATATATCTCTGACAGGTGGCACAGTTGTGCAGAGAATTCGCTTGGCAGATGAAGTGGAAAATCCAGGAATGGCCAGTGGGATGCTGGAGGAAGATTTGATTCAGTATTATCAgtttctagcagagaaaggagatGTACAAGCACAG gttGGCCTTGGGCAGTTACATTTACATGGAGGAAGAGGAGTGGAGCAAAATCATCAG AGAGCGTTTGAATACTTCAACCAAGCAGCTAATGCTGGTAACTCGCATGCCATGGCCTTTCTAGGAAAG ATGTATTCGGAAGGAAGTGATATCATACCCCAGAGCAATGAGACTGCTCTTCAGTATTTCAAGAAAGCTGCTGATATG GGTAATCCAGTTGGACAGAGTGGGCTAGGAATGGCTTATCTGTATGGAAGAGGAGTTCCAGTG AATTATGAACTGGCATTAAAGTATTTCCAGAAGGCTGCAGAACAAGGATGGGTAGATGGACAGCTTCAGCTGGGCTCCATGTATTACA ATGGCATTGGAGTGAAGAGAGACTATAAACaggctttgaaatattttaatttggccTCCCAGGGTGGTCATATTCTGGCTTTCTATAACCTGGCACAGATGCATGCCACTGGCACCGGGGTGATGCGCTCCTGTCATACTGCTGTTGAG TTATTTAAGAACGTATGTGAACGAGGGCGCTGGTCTGAGAGACTCATGACTGCCTACAATAGCTATAAAGATGGTGATTCAAATGCTGCTGTGGTTCAATATCTCCTATTGGCAGAACAAGGCTACGAAGTGGCACAGAGCAATGCTGCCTTCATACTTGATCAGA aagaGGCCAGCATAGTAGGAGAGAATGAGACTTATCCCCAAGCCTTGCTGCATTGGAATAGAGCAGCCTCCCAAG GTTACACTGTTGCTAGAATTAAGCTTGGAGATTACCATTTCTATGGCTTTGGTACCGATGTTGATTATGAAACTGCATTTATTCACTACCGACTGGCATCAGAGCAACAGCATAGTGCCCAAGCCATGTTTAACCTGGGATACATGCATGAGAAAGGACTGGGCATCAAACAG GATATTCACCTTGCAAAACGCTTCTATGACATGGCAGCTGAAGCCAGCCCAGATGCTCAAGTTCCTGTCTTCCTAGCACTCTGTAAACTCGGGATTGTCTACTCCTTGCAGTATGTACGAGAAACCAAT gtCAGAGAGATACTGTCACATCTTGACATGGACCAGCTGTTGGGACCTGAATGGGACCTTTACCTTATGACTATCATCGCTTTGCTCCTAGGAACAGTTATAGCTTACAGACAGAGGCAACATCAAGCTATCCCCAGACCGGCAGGGCTGCGGCCAGCTGTGCCCCAACAAGAACCTCCCCCAGAACATCAGCCGCCACAATAG